From a region of the Methanolobus tindarius DSM 2278 genome:
- a CDS encoding PD-(D/E)XK nuclease family protein, which translates to MGTLYGSDSSGKKVNKGYICYTSINSLVKELEITPLDFTKTIHIINGILEIIDKGKHPKATGFGNKYIDCC; encoded by the coding sequence ATGGGAACATTATACGGGTCTGACAGCTCAGGAAAAAAGGTCAATAAAGGATATATTTGTTACACTAGCATCAATAGTCTTGTAAAGGAATTGGAAATCACTCCGTTAGATTTCACTAAGACAATACATATCATCAATGGCATACTTGAGATTATAGATAAAGGCAAGCACCCTAAAGCAACAGGATTCGGAAATAAATACATTGACTGCTGCTAG
- a CDS encoding DUF2683 family protein — translation MRSNHTTIRRMSSKKTSGIRKTTYPPEERLDPEFIKEVEQSIQDVKDGKCTKYDSFEDLFASYEE, via the coding sequence ATGAGGAGTAATCATACTACCATTCGAAGAATGAGCAGTAAAAAAACATCTGGTATCAGAAAAACGACTTATCCTCCTGAAGAACGTTTGGATCCTGAATTCATCAAAGAAGTGGAGCAGAGTATACAAGACGTTAAAGATGGAAAATGTACTAAATACGATTCATTCGAAGACTTGTTTGCAAGCTATGAAGAATGA
- a CDS encoding type II toxin-antitoxin system RelE family toxin: MTYQVITTSDFEKSTKSLFKKDPVLYNRFKKAALSIRENPECGKPLRNVLKGYRRVHVGSFVLIYEVDNTSEIITLLSFIHHDKAYK; encoded by the coding sequence ATGACATATCAAGTAATCACAACTTCTGATTTTGAGAAGAGTACAAAAAGTCTTTTCAAGAAAGATCCTGTACTCTACAATCGTTTCAAGAAAGCGGCTCTAAGTATTCGTGAGAATCCTGAATGTGGCAAACCTTTACGTAATGTACTCAAAGGATATCGCAGGGTTCATGTTGGTTCTTTTGTTTTGATTTATGAAGTAGACAATACTAGTGAGATCATTACTCTTTTAAGTTTCATTCATCACGACAAAGCCTATAAGTGA
- a CDS encoding site-specific integrase, whose product MSKPHGKIEPIRVNDTRILGPYELDIFRDSINKDYLTTIFDVCFWSGMRYVEVQRLHAHPEWWLKIRKIIHLPEEAQKKAKRKQLERYIHPIPPHLENVLNYFFKNKQPPSQSTWNENLLRWGERSDLDLKGLSSKTTRKSIESWMVAAGVPLNIICLRQGHDKLTSMNHYQGLPFTEAEKVEIRRRLAGWI is encoded by the coding sequence TTGTCAAAACCACATGGAAAAATCGAGCCGATCAGGGTAAATGACACACGGATCTTAGGACCCTATGAGCTGGATATCTTCAGGGACTCAATTAACAAGGATTATCTTACTACCATTTTTGATGTTTGCTTCTGGTCAGGGATGCGTTATGTGGAGGTCCAGAGACTGCACGCTCATCCGGAATGGTGGCTGAAGATCCGCAAGATAATACACCTGCCTGAAGAAGCCCAGAAGAAGGCTAAAAGAAAGCAACTGGAAAGATACATACATCCTATTCCTCCACATCTGGAGAATGTCCTGAACTATTTTTTCAAAAATAAGCAGCCGCCTTCACAGTCAACCTGGAATGAGAATCTGTTAAGATGGGGTGAAAGATCTGATCTGGATCTTAAAGGCCTAAGCAGCAAGACAACTAGGAAAAGTATAGAGTCCTGGATGGTTGCTGCAGGAGTCCCGCTGAACATAATCTGTCTTCGCCAGGGACACGATAAACTGACATCGATGAACCATTACCAGGGATTGCCTTTTACGGAAGCTGAAAAAGTTGAGATACGGAGAAGGCTGGCAGGGTGGATCTAA
- a CDS encoding toxin TcdB middle/N-terminal domain-containing protein produces the protein MLTPNVYCLEDENSYESENIDSNSEQVATQDSSSDDTDNDDTTFASSSQSDTSDTIVTLSSTYTPSAISSPSLVETTTYLNPSFEHDNDYFDTDMFTGSFAYTYPIETVKGIGGMEPQISLRYNSMMAKEPYGMTGNGWYISEYYIMRDVRSTPLDTDDDRFVLDMNGAMYNLVEVNGSYYTETEVFMKISREVGGSNTFGNYWFVTLSDGTQYRFGYNNESEQVNSIDSRNYVSKWWLDSIEDVNGNQIMYHYSEDPVGEESYTYPTSINYNNNISQISFGYTDKPNIFTLYEQGNKVQGKQVLSNITVKSNNTFLWLYDLEYQSVGSQLLLETIGKKTPNQAFPDTVFEYGSGNTGWLSNYSWKSPVSLIGNQDGDNGVRFIDVNGDGLTDILKGVTKYQYDKNHYREAWLNTGSGWEAASSWEPPTSFIQNNYDSSGHLTDTIDLGVRFADVNGDGLIDILRGNSDDKAWLNTGSGWARDYSWEPPIRFDRFDVRLVDVDGDGLVDLIDNEDDDVWINTGSNWDVSNSWTLPVSLMTHDVDCGVRFMDVNGDGLIDILKGLTIYNTDNNHYYGAWLNNGSGWEVADSWEPPITFVKNSYYSGDLISSTDLGVRFADVNGDGLVDILRGNDFEKAWLNNGNGWVRDYSWVPPIRFDQTDVRLVDVNGDGFVDIVDDDEDTLVNICNTPIFLKEIQHSNGAITTVKYTPSTKFDNTGDDTISDLPSVVWVVNQVTKDNGMSASVGIVSITDYTYKNGMQHFNPSEKIEFRGFGEVTAENNYSITKHSFLQDDVLKGIENHTEIWDKNGNLYSSFDMEYSIQELNSNVNLILLENESSILFDGLTQSLNDSIGWSSYKEYDEYDDYGNPLSVTEYGDVDVTGDERYLHYEYVNDEDDWILGKVTHEWLETYNHDNCSESWYFYDDTEDNSDLDKGLLTKVVSWNNNGYNPSVQYAYDTYGNIIEITDAKGSSQTIEYDDNNIYPISIENSLGQKEYYEYNDLGRITKITDSNGVSTDYVYDNLHRISKVIKPYSDENSPSIEYTYDFDGVAPESIECRVIDMDELFDGDGTEANPYKIYDIYDLQAMNNDLSAHYILMDDVDASETVLWNQGNGFAPIYSFEGTLDGQGYSISNLYIHLTSGDYVGLFGSVNGGTIKNVSLLEASITCYRYGGVIAGIVNSGSTISKCHASGTISCTGYCTGGITGINDGNISNSFSDVIVVDSPEITYYNGGLVGFNAGTVEYCYSIGVVDASPGFSVGGLIGGNSGEVSYSYYNSDTSGQFDTGKGIPKTTSEMQIQSTYEEWDFDDIWMMEVYPKLKFTLTQSIVTNPGIYKSIESYDGFGQVNQRKYEGEEEWISQNTTYNEIGLVSSNEIPHFISEAGQSITYQYDPIGRQTIITNTDNTTLRYHYDLENTTITNQNDVNKTLTSDTYGNIVEVCEFNENDTYITGYEYDALNNLIKITPGLNQPTTPPSVYFTYDSLGRKIAMNDPDMGNWTYEYDLNGNLINQTDARGISTLLSYDALDRLTAIDYPNDEDVSFTYDLQYNGTLSQVTRGNVSSSYEYDQRYRALNETTALDGTGYTTSYEYDSMDRVTRITYPDAASVNLTYNAQTLLESVEGVVDNLDYNARNQITTKELSNGVNTTYTYDRQKLLLDRIHTESLQDLNYEFDNVGNILEIEDDVMDSVKTYGYDDLDRLTSADMSVNSVPTYQRDFTYDLYGCIRQVDENSVTISSYEYNLTPFHAPVTHNGNDLVYDANGNLVEDEDFTYVYNDANQLSEVRYSGNNSLVEKYWYDANGQRVKKQNSAGELTYYVNKFYEIENGTATSYFFRDAERIAKQTDEGMEWYLSDHLGSTSLMVDEDGLEVERTEYYPYGEVQSGGLEKYGFTGKENDADTGLTYYGARYYSPEYRIFVQPDMMLPEIYNPQALNRYSYCLTNPVKYNDPSGNVPQLVAAGVIIKIGSAAIDYGWTAYNIKNDLDVIDDPNAATLDKQYAAVDMTLALVFEAAEPDELLPINLPLDDITRKVAMKPLGKILKNKYWDNVLETAAKNAGKRGKIDPQKVRYTQDDIGRYFKNREEGTVYELIEGLKNGNIDPSDIPPIRIYEMDGKIYSIDNRRLYAFKEADINIRYVYATPKDLKTAMHNDKFSSINDGLSIVVRN, from the coding sequence TTGTTAACACCAAATGTATATTGTTTAGAAGATGAAAACTCATATGAAAGTGAAAACATTGATTCCAATAGTGAACAGGTTGCAACTCAAGATTCTTCTTCAGACGACACTGACAATGATGACACTACATTTGCAAGCTCATCACAATCAGATACATCAGATACTATAGTAACTTTAAGTTCTACATATACTCCTTCGGCTATATCAAGTCCTTCGTTGGTGGAAACTACTACTTATCTCAACCCTAGTTTTGAACACGATAACGACTATTTTGATACTGACATGTTCACGGGTTCTTTTGCGTATACATATCCCATTGAGACAGTAAAAGGAATTGGTGGAATGGAACCACAAATTTCCTTGAGATATAATAGTATGATGGCCAAAGAGCCTTATGGTATGACAGGAAACGGGTGGTACATAAGTGAATATTATATTATGAGAGATGTGCGTTCCACCCCATTAGACACTGATGATGATCGGTTTGTACTTGATATGAACGGAGCAATGTATAATCTTGTGGAGGTAAATGGTTCCTATTATACTGAAACTGAAGTCTTCATGAAAATATCAAGGGAAGTAGGTGGTAGTAACACATTTGGAAATTACTGGTTTGTCACACTTTCGGATGGTACACAGTATAGGTTTGGTTATAATAATGAGTCGGAGCAGGTAAATTCAATTGATTCCCGAAATTATGTGAGCAAATGGTGGTTAGATTCCATTGAAGATGTTAATGGAAACCAGATTATGTATCATTATTCGGAAGATCCTGTGGGTGAAGAGAGTTATACATACCCAACTTCAATTAACTACAATAATAATATTTCACAGATTAGTTTTGGATATACTGATAAACCAAATATATTTACATTATATGAGCAGGGTAACAAAGTTCAAGGTAAACAAGTACTTTCTAATATTACAGTAAAGAGCAATAACACGTTTTTGTGGCTCTATGATCTGGAGTACCAGTCGGTTGGCTCCCAGTTATTGTTGGAAACAATTGGAAAGAAAACTCCAAATCAGGCTTTTCCAGATACGGTTTTCGAGTATGGTTCAGGAAATACTGGCTGGCTGTCTAATTATTCATGGAAATCTCCTGTTAGTCTAATTGGCAATCAGGACGGGGATAATGGTGTTCGGTTTATAGATGTCAATGGAGATGGGTTAACTGATATTTTGAAAGGTGTGACAAAATATCAGTATGACAAAAATCATTATCGTGAGGCGTGGTTAAACACTGGTAGTGGCTGGGAAGCTGCTAGTTCCTGGGAACCTCCCACCTCATTTATACAAAACAATTATGATTCCTCTGGTCATCTTACTGACACCATTGATTTAGGTGTTCGTTTTGCTGATGTAAATGGTGATGGACTTATTGACATTTTGCGAGGTAACAGTGATGATAAAGCTTGGCTGAATACCGGTAGTGGGTGGGCACGTGATTATTCGTGGGAACCTCCTATTCGATTTGATCGTTTTGATGTTCGTCTTGTGGATGTTGACGGCGATGGACTTGTTGACCTTATAGACAATGAAGATGATGATGTCTGGATAAATACAGGTAGTAATTGGGATGTTTCTAATTCTTGGACCCTTCCTGTTAGTTTAATGACTCATGATGTAGACTGTGGTGTCCGGTTTATGGATGTGAATGGTGATGGACTAATTGATATTTTGAAAGGTTTAACAATTTATAATACCGACAATAATCACTATTATGGAGCTTGGTTAAATAATGGTAGTGGCTGGGAAGTTGCCGATTCATGGGAACCTCCGATTACATTTGTAAAAAATAGCTACTACTCTGGAGATCTCATTAGTAGTACAGATTTGGGTGTTCGCTTTGCTGATGTTAATGGAGATGGGCTAGTTGACATTTTGCGAGGTAACGACTTTGAAAAAGCTTGGTTAAACAATGGTAATGGATGGGTGCGTGACTATTCTTGGGTACCACCTATTCGATTTGATCAAACTGATGTTCGTCTTGTAGATGTTAATGGTGATGGTTTTGTTGATATTGTGGACGATGATGAAGATACCTTGGTCAATATCTGCAACACACCCATTTTTCTCAAGGAAATCCAACATTCAAATGGTGCAATTACAACTGTAAAATATACTCCTTCGACTAAGTTTGATAATACAGGTGATGACACTATCTCGGATTTACCAAGCGTAGTGTGGGTTGTAAATCAAGTGACAAAAGATAATGGGATGTCTGCTTCAGTTGGTATTGTTTCTATCACTGATTATACATACAAAAACGGAATGCAGCATTTTAATCCATCTGAAAAAATAGAGTTCAGAGGATTTGGTGAAGTTACTGCTGAGAATAATTATTCAATAACAAAGCACTCCTTCCTGCAAGATGATGTTCTTAAAGGAATTGAAAACCATACTGAAATATGGGATAAAAATGGAAATCTTTATAGCAGTTTTGACATGGAATACAGTATCCAGGAACTTAATTCCAATGTAAATCTTATTTTGCTTGAAAATGAGTCAAGTATACTGTTTGATGGTCTTACACAGAGTTTAAATGACTCCATAGGCTGGTCTTCTTACAAGGAATATGATGAATACGATGACTATGGAAATCCGCTTTCTGTCACAGAATACGGAGACGTGGATGTTACAGGTGATGAAAGATATCTCCATTACGAATATGTGAATGATGAGGATGACTGGATACTCGGTAAAGTGACTCATGAATGGTTGGAAACTTATAATCATGACAACTGTAGTGAATCATGGTACTTCTATGATGATACTGAGGATAATAGTGATCTTGACAAGGGATTACTGACTAAAGTTGTCTCTTGGAATAATAATGGGTATAACCCGTCTGTTCAATATGCCTATGATACTTATGGAAACATAATAGAGATTACAGATGCAAAAGGTTCTTCACAGACTATAGAATACGATGATAACAATATTTATCCGATATCTATAGAGAATTCTCTAGGGCAAAAAGAGTACTATGAATACAATGATCTTGGTAGGATTACAAAGATAACAGATAGTAATGGTGTTTCTACTGATTATGTCTATGATAACCTTCACAGGATTTCTAAGGTGATTAAGCCTTATAGTGATGAAAATTCGCCGTCTATTGAATATACATATGATTTTGATGGTGTGGCTCCAGAAAGTATAGAATGCCGGGTAATTGATATGGATGAACTTTTTGATGGTGATGGTACAGAAGCAAATCCATACAAAATTTATGATATATATGATCTGCAGGCAATGAACAATGATCTTTCAGCACACTATATTCTGATGGACGATGTTGATGCAAGTGAAACGGTTTTATGGAATCAAGGCAACGGTTTTGCTCCAATATATTCTTTTGAAGGAACATTAGATGGACAGGGATATAGTATATCTAATCTTTATATACATTTAACATCAGGTGATTATGTTGGGCTATTTGGAAGTGTTAATGGGGGCACTATTAAAAATGTATCTTTACTAGAAGCAAGCATTACATGTTATAGGTATGGTGGAGTTATTGCTGGTATTGTTAACAGTGGTAGTACAATATCAAAGTGTCATGCATCTGGAACAATATCATGTACTGGCTATTGCACAGGCGGGATTACAGGAATTAATGATGGAAATATATCCAATTCTTTTTCAGATGTGATTGTTGTAGATAGTCCTGAAATTACGTACTATAATGGAGGTCTTGTTGGTTTTAATGCAGGAACAGTTGAGTACTGTTATTCTATTGGGGTAGTTGATGCTTCTCCAGGTTTTAGTGTTGGAGGGTTGATAGGGGGAAACTCAGGTGAAGTATCATATTCTTATTATAATTCAGACACATCAGGGCAGTTTGATACAGGGAAAGGTATACCCAAAACAACATCTGAAATGCAGATACAATCAACGTATGAAGAATGGGATTTTGATGATATATGGATGATGGAAGTTTATCCTAAATTAAAATTTACGTTAACACAATCTATCGTTACAAATCCTGGGATTTACAAATCCATAGAATCATATGATGGCTTTGGTCAAGTCAACCAAAGAAAATACGAAGGAGAAGAAGAATGGATTTCCCAAAACACCACCTACAACGAAATTGGCTTAGTATCAAGCAATGAAATTCCACATTTCATAAGTGAAGCTGGTCAGTCTATTACCTACCAATACGACCCAATAGGAAGACAAACTATCATCACTAACACCGACAATACTACACTGAGATATCATTACGATCTTGAGAACACCACCATCACCAACCAGAATGACGTTAACAAGACTCTCACAAGTGATACTTACGGCAACATTGTGGAGGTGTGTGAGTTCAATGAGAATGACACCTATATAACTGGATACGAATACGATGCCCTGAACAATCTCATCAAGATAACACCGGGTCTCAACCAGCCCACAACTCCGCCGAGTGTCTACTTCACCTACGACTCCCTCGGCCGCAAAATAGCCATGAACGACCCTGACATGGGTAACTGGACCTATGAGTACGACCTGAATGGTAATCTCATCAACCAGACCGATGCACGTGGAATTTCAACGTTGCTTAGCTATGATGCTCTGGACAGGCTTACTGCGATAGATTACCCCAATGATGAGGATGTCAGTTTCACATATGATCTACAGTATAATGGCACACTTTCCCAGGTTACCAGAGGAAATGTTTCTTCATCCTATGAGTACGACCAGCGCTACAGGGCCCTGAATGAAACGACGGCGTTGGACGGAACAGGTTACACCACGTCCTATGAATATGACAGTATGGACAGGGTCACTAGGATTACTTATCCTGACGCTGCGAGCGTCAACCTGACCTACAACGCTCAGACCCTGCTGGAGAGTGTTGAAGGCGTGGTTGACAACCTTGACTACAACGCAAGGAACCAGATCACTACAAAGGAACTTTCCAATGGCGTGAATACTACCTACACCTACGATAGACAGAAGCTCCTGCTGGACAGAATCCACACCGAAAGCCTTCAGGACCTTAACTACGAGTTCGATAACGTCGGAAACATCCTTGAGATTGAGGATGATGTGATGGATTCCGTGAAGACTTACGGGTACGACGATCTTGACAGGCTGACAAGTGCAGACATGTCGGTCAATAGTGTCCCGACTTACCAGAGAGATTTCACCTATGATCTGTACGGATGCATCAGGCAGGTAGACGAGAACAGTGTCACGATATCCTCCTACGAATACAATCTGACACCTTTCCACGCTCCTGTGACCCATAACGGCAACGATCTCGTTTATGATGCCAACGGAAACCTGGTTGAAGATGAGGATTTCACCTACGTCTACAACGATGCTAACCAGTTGAGCGAGGTCCGCTATTCTGGAAATAATTCACTCGTTGAAAAGTACTGGTACGATGCAAACGGTCAGAGAGTTAAGAAACAGAACTCCGCCGGTGAGTTAACCTACTACGTCAACAAGTTCTATGAGATTGAGAACGGTACTGCCACCAGCTACTTCTTCCGCGACGCTGAGCGCATAGCCAAGCAGACAGATGAGGGTATGGAATGGTATCTATCAGATCATCTCGGAAGTACTTCCTTGATGGTTGATGAAGATGGTCTTGAGGTTGAACGTACCGAGTATTATCCATATGGTGAGGTGCAGTCCGGTGGGCTGGAGAAGTACGGTTTCACCGGTAAGGAGAATGATGCTGATACTGGGCTGACGTACTATGGTGCTAGGTATTACTCACCGGAGTATAGGATTTTTGTGCAGCCTGATATGATGCTGCCTGAAATATACAATCCACAGGCTTTGAATCGTTATTCATATTGTCTGACTAATCCCGTGAAATATAATGATCCAAGTGGTAATGTTCCTCAATTGGTTGCTGCTGGTGTTATTATTAAAATCGGTTCAGCTGCGATAGACTATGGATGGACTGCATATAATATCAAGAATGACTTAGATGTAATAGATGATCCTAATGCTGCTACACTTGATAAACAATATGCAGCAGTGGACATGACTTTGGCTCTTGTTTTTGAAGCAGCAGAACCCGACGAGCTACTACCAATAAACCTTCCATTAGATGATATTACACGAAAGGTGGCAATGAAGCCTCTTGGGAAAATATTAAAAAATAAGTATTGGGATAATGTGTTAGAAACTGCTGCAAAGAATGCAGGCAAGCGCGGAAAGATTGATCCACAAAAGGTAAGGTATACTCAAGATGATATTGGAAGATATTTCAAGAATCGAGAGGAAGGGACTGTATATGAGTTAATAGAGGGATTAAAAAATGGGAATATAGATCCTTCTGACATTCCTCCTATTCGAATTTATGAGATGGATGGGAAAATTTATTCCATTGATAATAGACGTTTGTACGCCTTTAAAGAAGCTGACATAAATATTCGATATGTATATGCAACTCCAAAAGATTTGAAAACGGCTATGCATAACGACAAATTTTCATCAATTAATGATGGACTAAGTATTGTAGTTCGAAATTAA
- a CDS encoding ribbon-helix-helix domain-containing protein, with protein MNKAVYIDVSLMKTMKERSSISLDTKLLQWLDSMIDEKKIFASRSHGIEFSLKLLSTLSPENIMLLSLKGDTKPIFLSPNVLQKLDSIKESNGFDSREDAIKFVLATSDV; from the coding sequence ATGAATAAAGCTGTTTATATTGATGTCAGTCTTATGAAAACCATGAAAGAAAGATCAAGTATATCTTTGGATACAAAGCTTCTTCAGTGGCTTGATTCAATGATTGATGAGAAAAAGATTTTTGCAAGTCGAAGCCATGGGATTGAATTTTCTCTCAAACTGCTTTCAACTCTTTCACCTGAAAATATAATGTTGTTGAGTCTGAAAGGTGACACAAAGCCAATATTTTTGAGTCCAAATGTTTTACAGAAACTTGACTCAATAAAAGAATCTAATGGTTTTGATTCCAGAGAAGATGCTATAAAATTTGTTTTAGCTACTTCTGATGTCTAG
- a CDS encoding PPC domain-containing protein: MNFKTILLIAVLLIGVYSVGYSSEKDKELSFEDEFVIEKGYYQPYYFQLEESDLLDVLVETEGTPIDVYLLDSNNFNQLESNGTFEYYQFRGNSIKTQIKFEAPNYDTYYIVFESLNSDAKVKFNYTAYY, encoded by the coding sequence TTGAATTTTAAAACGATATTGCTTATAGCTGTACTATTAATTGGTGTATATTCTGTTGGTTATTCTTCTGAGAAAGATAAAGAACTTTCTTTTGAAGATGAATTTGTAATTGAGAAGGGGTATTATCAACCTTATTATTTTCAGTTAGAAGAATCTGATTTATTAGATGTGCTTGTCGAAACAGAAGGGACGCCTATTGACGTTTATCTTTTAGATTCGAACAACTTCAATCAGCTTGAATCTAATGGAACATTTGAATATTACCAGTTTAGGGGAAATTCAATAAAAACACAAATAAAATTCGAAGCTCCGAATTATGATACTTATTACATTGTTTTTGAATCATTAAATTCAGATGCTAAAGTTAAGTTCAACTATACAGCATATTATTGA